The Mucilaginibacter yixingensis genome window below encodes:
- a CDS encoding PepSY domain-containing protein, with amino-acid sequence MTISVWRYSHLALAVSSFLFLALASLTGIILAFEPIGQQMSNYRVKDFDRITVAQAVTTLKKTYPGITDIDVDTYGFVTVKGTDAAGKKVLACVDARTGKVLGAPPKQSEFFQWVTAFHRSLFLHETGRAFVGVIAFLLSLIAVSGTALVIQRQRSFKRFFARIVNENFSQYWHVVLGRLSLIPIIIIALTGTYLSLSRFNFFPDKKIVHKIDIDHMKTDPQRKLAEFPVFKNTLLADVRTIQFPFSEFPEDYFTLKLQDRELVVNQFTGDVLSNISHQKTTIWLNLSLELHTGRSNIIWALVLAVASANILFFIWSGFAITLKRRSGRVKNKFKADESQIIILTGSENGSTTVYAASVYRQLIKQGYKAYLTDLNSYEVFPQAGQFIIMTATYGVGDAPSNASKFAALMSKYPQQQTVKYSVLGFGSHAYPDFCKFAFEVNQSLLKTNWAEPLIDIHTVNDKSPADFSLWAEAWSQQSNIDLSLPLELTQLPKKLRKLRVISNTKTGNDSQTFLLRLETKRSTKVTSGDLLAIYPAGDHRERLYSIGMVDDQIQLSVKLHQGGLGSEFLHRLNAGDLLQARIVENPHFRFPVEAPSVVMIANGTGIAPFLGMIAQNKSQTVVSLYCGFRQKASFEPYADFLKEQQNLGRLEQLRLALSREGEKQYVSDLLAADASFIAKTLQEGGILMLCGSLAMQKDVLRLLDSICAAFTHHPISYFQSHSQILMDCY; translated from the coding sequence ATGACAATTTCTGTCTGGAGATACAGCCACTTAGCCCTGGCTGTATCTTCTTTTTTGTTTCTGGCCCTGGCCTCATTAACCGGCATCATCCTGGCTTTTGAGCCTATTGGCCAGCAGATGAGCAATTATCGCGTTAAAGATTTTGACCGAATTACCGTTGCGCAAGCCGTTACCACACTCAAGAAGACCTACCCGGGGATAACAGATATTGACGTGGATACCTACGGTTTTGTAACCGTTAAAGGCACCGATGCTGCGGGAAAAAAGGTACTGGCCTGTGTTGATGCCCGCACAGGCAAAGTGTTAGGCGCGCCGCCAAAACAAAGCGAGTTTTTCCAGTGGGTAACCGCTTTTCACCGTTCGTTGTTTTTGCATGAAACGGGGCGGGCGTTTGTTGGGGTAATTGCCTTTCTGTTGTCATTAATTGCTGTTTCGGGTACGGCGCTTGTTATCCAGCGGCAGCGTAGTTTTAAGCGTTTTTTTGCGCGTATTGTCAATGAGAACTTTTCTCAATACTGGCATGTGGTGTTAGGGCGTTTATCGCTTATTCCTATCATTATTATCGCGTTAACGGGCACGTACCTGTCGCTGTCTCGTTTTAATTTCTTTCCGGATAAAAAGATTGTCCACAAGATTGACATCGACCACATGAAAACCGATCCTCAGCGCAAGCTGGCAGAGTTTCCGGTCTTCAAAAATACCTTGCTGGCCGATGTACGTACTATTCAGTTTCCGTTCTCTGAATTTCCTGAAGATTATTTTACGCTGAAACTGCAAGACCGTGAGCTGGTGGTTAACCAGTTTACCGGCGATGTGTTAAGCAACATCAGTCACCAAAAAACTACCATCTGGCTAAACCTTAGTTTAGAGCTGCATACCGGCCGTTCAAATATCATTTGGGCTTTGGTGCTGGCAGTGGCTTCGGCAAATATTTTGTTTTTCATTTGGTCGGGCTTTGCCATTACTTTAAAAAGGAGATCGGGGAGGGTAAAAAATAAGTTTAAGGCTGATGAAAGCCAGATCATTATCCTTACCGGGTCAGAAAATGGCAGCACTACGGTTTATGCAGCTTCGGTTTACCGGCAATTGATTAAGCAAGGATATAAAGCATACTTAACAGACCTTAACAGTTACGAGGTATTCCCGCAGGCTGGTCAATTTATCATCATGACGGCTACTTATGGCGTGGGAGATGCGCCATCCAATGCGTCAAAGTTTGCAGCGTTGATGAGCAAATATCCACAACAACAAACGGTCAAATATTCGGTATTAGGTTTTGGCTCGCACGCTTATCCTGATTTCTGCAAGTTTGCGTTCGAAGTGAATCAATCTTTATTGAAAACTAATTGGGCCGAGCCGTTAATTGATATCCATACGGTGAACGATAAATCACCTGCAGATTTTAGTCTTTGGGCTGAGGCGTGGTCGCAGCAAAGCAATATCGATCTAAGCTTACCTTTAGAACTTACCCAATTGCCTAAAAAGCTAAGGAAACTCAGGGTGATTAGTAATACTAAAACCGGCAACGATAGCCAGACCTTTTTACTACGACTGGAAACCAAACGGAGTACGAAAGTCACCTCGGGAGATCTCCTGGCTATTTATCCGGCTGGTGATCATCGCGAACGGTTGTATTCTATCGGCATGGTTGATGACCAGATCCAGCTGAGCGTGAAACTGCATCAAGGTGGTTTAGGGTCGGAGTTTCTACATCGATTAAATGCCGGCGATTTGTTGCAGGCACGCATTGTTGAAAATCCGCATTTCCGTTTTCCTGTTGAAGCCCCATCGGTAGTGATGATAGCCAACGGTACTGGCATTGCGCCATTTTTAGGTATGATTGCTCAAAACAAGAGTCAAACTGTTGTTAGCCTATATTGCGGATTCAGGCAAAAAGCGTCATTTGAGCCTTATGCAGATTTTTTAAAAGAGCAGCAAAACCTGGGGAGACTGGAACAGCTAAGGCTGGCGCTATCCCGCGAGGGCGAAAAACAATATGTTAGCGACCTGCTGGCTGCCGACGCTTCATTTATTGCGAAGACGTTGCAGGAGGGGGGAATACTAATGCTTTGTGGTTCACTAGCCATGCAAAAGGATGTGCTGCGTCTGCTCGATTCAATTTGCGCAGCGTTTACACATCATCCAATCAGTTATTTCCAATCGCATAGTCAGATCCTGATGGATTGCTATTGA
- a CDS encoding DUF2271 domain-containing protein, with amino-acid sequence MPKIYKTALLLMAFFAAFTLNASAQTTKYKCLIQMTNYMGDGAYIVISLIDPKGNYDKTLYVLGSDKKWYKTLKEWHTFYAKKPSNISAITGASVTGGDRSVNVIELETSKINAGYKLRFESAVEDKNYNVKDLEIPLTTEALTAKNDGSGYIRFVRFSAN; translated from the coding sequence ATGCCTAAAATTTATAAAACAGCGTTGCTGCTGATGGCTTTTTTTGCTGCATTTACCTTGAATGCATCGGCGCAAACCACTAAATATAAATGCCTCATCCAGATGACCAATTACATGGGCGACGGCGCTTACATTGTTATCTCACTTATCGACCCAAAAGGGAACTACGACAAAACTTTATACGTGCTGGGTTCTGATAAAAAATGGTATAAAACGTTAAAAGAATGGCATACGTTTTATGCCAAAAAACCATCTAACATCAGCGCTATTACCGGCGCATCGGTAACCGGTGGCGATCGTAGTGTTAATGTGATTGAACTGGAAACCAGCAAGATCAACGCTGGTTACAAATTGCGTTTTGAAAGCGCCGTAGAGGATAAAAATTACAACGTAAAAGATCTGGAAATTCCGTTGACTACAGAGGCACTGACTGCTAAAAACGATGGCTCAGGCTACATTCGCTTTGTACGTTTCAGTGCCAACTAA
- a CDS encoding VOC family protein has protein sequence MIKNVAVILALATSFGSGFAFKSVLTKSNQNNIKMKRVTGIGGIFFKCNDPEKMREWYKTHLGFDVSPYGAKFDWHHGTDTTNKGYTLWTPFAEKTKYFEPSTKDFMINYRVENLEALVEELKKEGVTVLDKVETYEYGKFAHILDMEGNKIELFEPAEK, from the coding sequence ATGATCAAAAACGTAGCTGTAATTTTGGCATTGGCCACATCATTCGGTTCTGGTTTCGCATTTAAATCAGTTTTAACCAAATCCAATCAAAACAATATAAAAATGAAACGAGTAACCGGTATTGGCGGCATTTTCTTTAAATGCAATGATCCTGAAAAGATGAGAGAATGGTACAAAACCCATCTCGGTTTTGATGTGAGTCCGTACGGAGCCAAGTTCGACTGGCATCATGGTACCGACACCACCAACAAAGGATACACACTGTGGACGCCCTTTGCAGAAAAGACCAAGTATTTTGAACCCTCAACCAAAGACTTTATGATTAACTACAGGGTTGAAAACCTGGAAGCGTTGGTAGAAGAATTGAAAAAGGAAGGCGTAACCGTATTAGACAAAGTTGAAACCTATGAGTACGGCAAATTTGCGCATATTCTGGACATGGAAGGCAACAAGATAGAACTGTTTGAGCCTGCCGAAAAATAA
- a CDS encoding helix-turn-helix domain-containing protein has protein sequence MTKQRHPEYTCAMSAALSVITGKWKIQILNQLMSGPMRYSEIHRNILGLTEKMLSQQLRELEEDKIIHRTVYPEVPPRVEYTFTDLGKELATIFYALEKWGANFLTANRDSIKVADESCYTFREMPKEMIA, from the coding sequence ATGACAAAACAAAGACATCCCGAATACACCTGCGCCATGTCAGCAGCGCTCAGCGTAATAACCGGCAAGTGGAAAATCCAAATTCTAAACCAGTTAATGAGCGGCCCGATGCGTTACAGCGAGATCCACCGCAACATTCTCGGCCTTACCGAAAAGATGCTTTCGCAGCAATTACGGGAGCTGGAAGAAGATAAGATCATCCATCGCACAGTGTACCCAGAGGTTCCACCACGCGTTGAATATACTTTTACCGACCTGGGCAAAGAGCTGGCCACTATTTTCTATGCCCTAGAAAAATGGGGCGCAAACTTTTTGACGGCCAACCGCGATAGCATTAAAGTAGCAGATGAAAGCTGTTACACCTTCAGGGAGATGCCTAAAGAGATGATTGCTTAA
- a CDS encoding SDR family oxidoreductase: MKKLANKTAVITGGNSGIGFATAQEFIAQGAKVIITGRNQKSIDEAVAQLGESAFGVVADSNSMQQIKELGNKVKAIAPQIDIVFINAGMGKFNSVEQMTEEMFDEIMDINFKGAYFSLQQLLPLVKEGGSIVFNTSINAHIGMAGASVYAASKAALLSLTKNLAAELLPRKIRVNAVSPGPVGTPFHSTDKLGLTQEQLQQMGNAIVEQVPIGRFGTMEELAKVVTFFASDDSTFLLGSELIADGGMYNL, encoded by the coding sequence ATGAAAAAATTAGCCAATAAAACAGCAGTAATTACCGGTGGAAACAGCGGTATCGGTTTTGCCACAGCACAAGAGTTTATAGCTCAGGGCGCCAAAGTGATCATCACCGGTCGTAACCAGAAATCAATAGATGAGGCCGTTGCCCAACTGGGCGAAAGCGCCTTTGGTGTAGTTGCCGATAGCAACAGCATGCAACAGATAAAAGAGTTGGGTAATAAAGTGAAAGCTATAGCTCCGCAGATAGATATTGTTTTTATCAATGCCGGTATGGGCAAGTTTAACTCTGTTGAACAAATGACCGAAGAGATGTTTGATGAGATTATGGACATCAACTTTAAAGGTGCTTATTTTAGCCTGCAACAATTATTACCACTGGTAAAGGAGGGCGGTTCCATTGTCTTTAATACTTCTATCAATGCCCATATTGGCATGGCTGGTGCCAGCGTTTATGCTGCAAGTAAAGCTGCCTTGTTATCGCTTACTAAAAACCTGGCTGCCGAGCTATTGCCGCGCAAAATACGTGTAAATGCGGTAAGCCCCGGTCCGGTGGGCACCCCGTTCCACTCAACCGATAAGCTTGGCCTTACCCAGGAACAATTACAACAAATGGGAAATGCCATTGTTGAACAAGTGCCTATTGGCCGTTTTGGTACCATGGAAGAACTGGCCAAGGTGGTTACCTTCTTTGCGTCTGATGATTCTACTTTCCTGTTAGGATCTGAGCTGATTGCCGATGGGGGTATGTATAACTTATAA
- a CDS encoding ankyrin repeat domain-containing protein — protein MKKLLTAMLTMASLAAAAQQQNTLLDQSFWRNNPDLAAVKAEVAKGNSATQSNAMAMDPIAMAINAGAPTETIKYLLDQPGADINKPTHDGRTYLHLAAARGNTELMEYLLGKGAKVNVQDSHGTTPLTSAAGSGQANTKVYDILLAHGDDLKKNVNGDGANALLLAIANDKDFALTNYFVSKGLDVKSADAKGNNAFAYAAKSGNIDQMKAVLAKGVPVSQQAILMAAQGGGGRRGGFGGPGMGGQGAGERGQGGAERGQGGGNREGGAGRGQGGFGGAQGAFGGGNTIGLPVYQYLESVGVKATAVSADGQNVLHYLARKQGQTEIIQYFLSKGVDVNQADEDGLTPLMNAASGNRDTATIALLLPKVKNINQATPQGQTALTLAVKSNSPQVISYLIGGGADVKVLDKKGNNLVYYAVEGYGAGERRFDAPRPEDLDVKLNLLKAKGLDITAPQQNGNTLYHLAVAKNDLALVQHLQPLNIDVNAKNKEGITALHKAAMIAKDDTMMKYLLSIGAKKELGTSFNETAYDLASANETLTKNQVSVNFLK, from the coding sequence ATGAAGAAACTACTCACCGCTATGCTAACCATGGCGTCGCTTGCTGCAGCAGCACAGCAGCAAAATACCCTGCTCGATCAATCTTTCTGGCGCAATAACCCAGATCTGGCGGCCGTGAAAGCTGAGGTAGCCAAGGGCAATAGCGCAACGCAATCAAACGCCATGGCGATGGATCCAATTGCAATGGCCATTAACGCTGGCGCGCCAACAGAAACTATAAAATATCTGTTGGATCAACCTGGGGCTGATATTAACAAGCCAACGCACGATGGTCGTACTTACCTGCATTTGGCTGCCGCCCGCGGCAATACAGAGTTGATGGAATATTTATTGGGCAAAGGAGCAAAGGTCAACGTACAAGACTCTCACGGTACCACACCGCTTACATCAGCAGCCGGTAGCGGACAGGCGAACACCAAGGTTTACGATATTCTGCTGGCACATGGCGACGATCTGAAAAAGAATGTAAACGGCGATGGTGCTAACGCGCTCTTGCTGGCTATTGCTAATGATAAAGATTTTGCACTTACCAATTACTTTGTTAGTAAGGGGCTGGATGTTAAGAGTGCAGACGCCAAAGGTAATAACGCATTTGCGTATGCGGCTAAGAGCGGCAATATCGATCAGATGAAAGCTGTTTTAGCCAAAGGCGTACCGGTTAGCCAGCAAGCTATACTAATGGCTGCACAAGGCGGCGGTGGCCGTAGGGGAGGTTTCGGTGGCCCAGGTATGGGCGGCCAAGGAGCGGGCGAGCGTGGCCAGGGAGGTGCTGAGCGCGGCCAAGGCGGTGGCAATCGTGAAGGAGGCGCTGGTCGTGGTCAGGGGGGCTTTGGCGGTGCACAGGGTGCTTTTGGTGGTGGCAACACTATCGGTCTGCCTGTTTATCAATACCTGGAGAGTGTTGGCGTAAAAGCCACGGCTGTTAGTGCCGATGGACAGAACGTGTTGCATTACCTGGCTCGTAAGCAAGGGCAGACAGAAATTATTCAATATTTTCTTAGCAAAGGTGTAGATGTCAATCAAGCTGACGAAGACGGTCTAACACCATTAATGAATGCGGCTTCAGGTAACCGTGATACGGCCACGATTGCCTTGCTGTTACCTAAAGTAAAAAACATTAATCAGGCTACTCCACAAGGGCAAACGGCTTTAACGCTTGCTGTTAAAAGCAACTCGCCACAAGTAATCAGCTACCTGATTGGCGGCGGAGCTGATGTAAAGGTTTTAGATAAAAAAGGAAATAACCTGGTTTACTATGCAGTAGAAGGTTACGGTGCGGGTGAGCGCAGATTTGATGCTCCGCGCCCGGAAGATTTGGATGTCAAACTAAACTTGCTGAAAGCAAAAGGGCTGGATATCACCGCGCCGCAGCAAAATGGCAATACCCTGTATCACCTGGCTGTTGCTAAAAATGATCTGGCATTGGTGCAGCACTTGCAACCGCTGAATATAGATGTTAATGCCAAAAATAAAGAAGGTATCACCGCTTTACACAAAGCGGCCATGATTGCTAAAGACGATACCATGATGAAGTATCTGCTCAGCATCGGTGCGAAAAAAGAGCTCGGTACGAGCTTTAACGAGACGGCCTATGATCTGGCCAGCGCTAACGAAACCCTTACCAAAAATCAAGTATCTGTTAACTTCCTTAAATAA
- a CDS encoding PAS domain S-box protein: MKQPLSKPTQFKPWIAYRNYVEAALQPPSAGQTRDAEYLSNRLFTQAIVYGLPAGFLALIPAVYVSLKKGNLYLSIFGTVMMLVVALVSLVPRLPMSLRKLTVSGALVLTAVMLIAFMGSFGIGCTYLLTCSAFYALHFSGKFAWRAMWVNIGVCLAFALGIALKLIHTEALAKVTLMDWLTYSVNFLFLNSVIVVMIRQTIARLERTMRKEAEIHEELKNEFFEKQLLHLSLRESEKRYRTLFTLSPSAKLVFSIETLNFLETNKAATEIYGYSEKEFLELRLTDLHLDEDIPFLLKYIEEEPHTDGSLPTLVARHIRKDGSLIHVEVLRSNISLKGKSARMIVVNDITRQVEQVEAIQKQNEKLKEIAYIQSHLVRMPLTKIMALTQLIADEFKGNGDPKLLEALSQSADELDQHIRKIIGETSTILDYPDKKK; encoded by the coding sequence ATGAAGCAGCCCCTTTCAAAGCCCACACAATTTAAACCGTGGATTGCCTACCGCAACTACGTAGAAGCGGCTTTGCAGCCGCCATCGGCCGGGCAAACCAGAGACGCCGAATATTTGTCAAATCGCCTGTTTACCCAGGCTATAGTTTACGGTTTACCTGCCGGTTTTTTGGCGCTTATTCCGGCTGTGTACGTTTCTTTAAAAAAAGGGAATTTATACCTGAGCATTTTCGGCACGGTTATGATGCTGGTAGTGGCACTGGTTTCACTCGTTCCACGCTTGCCCATGTCGCTACGCAAATTAACCGTTTCCGGTGCCCTTGTGCTTACTGCCGTTATGCTCATTGCTTTTATGGGGTCATTCGGTATAGGCTGTACTTACCTGCTTACCTGCAGCGCATTTTACGCGCTGCATTTCTCCGGTAAATTTGCGTGGCGGGCCATGTGGGTCAATATTGGTGTATGCTTAGCATTTGCGTTAGGTATAGCTTTAAAACTAATCCATACTGAAGCGCTGGCAAAAGTGACACTGATGGACTGGCTTACCTATTCGGTCAACTTTCTATTTTTGAATAGTGTTATTGTGGTAATGATCCGCCAAACCATTGCCCGGCTGGAACGCACCATGCGCAAGGAGGCCGAAATTCACGAAGAACTAAAAAATGAGTTTTTTGAAAAGCAGCTTTTGCACCTTTCACTGCGCGAGTCTGAAAAACGGTACCGAACGTTGTTTACACTAAGCCCATCAGCCAAATTGGTCTTTAGTATTGAGACGCTAAATTTTTTAGAGACCAATAAAGCGGCAACTGAAATTTATGGCTATTCAGAAAAAGAATTTCTGGAACTAAGGCTAACAGACCTTCATTTGGATGAAGACATCCCCTTTCTGTTAAAATATATCGAGGAAGAGCCTCATACTGATGGCTCCCTCCCAACGCTCGTCGCCCGGCACATTCGCAAAGACGGCTCACTAATACATGTGGAAGTGCTGCGCAGCAATATCAGCCTAAAAGGAAAATCGGCGCGGATGATTGTGGTTAATGATATTACCCGGCAGGTAGAGCAGGTAGAAGCTATCCAAAAACAAAATGAAAAGCTGAAGGAGATTGCCTATATTCAATCGCACCTGGTGCGGATGCCGCTCACCAAAATCATGGCACTCACCCAACTTATTGCCGACGAATTTAAAGGCAATGGCGACCCCAAATTATTGGAAGCCCTTTCTCAATCTGCAGACGAACTGGACCAGCACATCCGCAAGATTATTGGAGAAACGTCAACCATTCTGGATTATCCGGATAAAAAAAAGTGA
- a CDS encoding TonB-dependent receptor → MLKRILSLILLVVLTKLAIAQKSYTVTGLVKDTTGLTVPGATVTLLTGKDSVSLSTGMNGTFTIKNIPASQFALHISAIGYNNFKQNYAPADAGTLINLPAIVLKTSSTVLKTVTVTGVNPVKLKEDTIEFNANAYKVQEGAPVEDVIKKLPGVDVDKDGNVTAQGKSVTKVRVNGKDFFNGDVKTATQNLPANIVQNIQIIDDYGDQANLTGLKTGEPEKVLNITIKADKNYGYFGQANVGGGADAQDAVVSKDADSRHLVSGTLFKFNGDQQVAGLVNFNNTNTSLFSFGGGGPRSGGPGGRGGGGPGGPGTSANSNGITDTRSAGLNYRDQWGKYTTVYGSYSFSDNTVNTISSTIQNNTSLTSPSINNTNNNQTDDKLNHRFNLNIEYKPNDLNYVKISPTFSYAGVNTSLTQGSLLTRNNATISNYNLTSTLNSTSPNYGTNVLYLHKFGTSGRNFSVNVSAGSTSLTQTQNPVYDYIAGTRSAPANQLISTNVRLDSIGTQFSYMEPLSKRSFMELNYAYHYGRTTSDKETDTLATGNVRNRYDLLSNDYAFNFITNRVGLNYRFIEQKYNYTLGIGLQPTMLDGYSAKAGVDTRVTTLNFAPTARFVYNMSRSQSFNFNYSGASNQPTYSELQPVTDFSNSLYPVQGNASLKPEFNNNVSIRYNQFDFQSGNVFFANLGFTQTSNKIVANSITYPTTYTPDKNLAGTILTRYQNADGFYTASGNYVYAKPWQERRYTLMFNGNISYSNNISYISNVAPTTYEMTTEKNLAKSLNLTQGIRFRTDITNVIDAEINGSYGITRTNNSLTQNNLNNNFRTLTLGANGKNYFGTWTLSYDYSKALYYGYAGATNPNILNAYVEKKFLKQNVGALRLSAFDLFNQNTGFSTTQSGSYITQTQSNRLGRYFLLSFTLRLQKFAGQRPSPPDGGPGGFRGPGRGGPDFGGGPGGPGE, encoded by the coding sequence ATGTTAAAAAGAATTTTATCACTCATATTATTGGTGGTTTTAACCAAGCTGGCAATAGCCCAAAAAAGCTATACTGTAACCGGTTTGGTTAAAGACACTACGGGGCTAACCGTCCCCGGCGCTACCGTTACTTTGCTAACCGGAAAAGACAGTGTATCGCTCAGTACCGGCATGAACGGTACTTTTACTATTAAGAATATCCCGGCAAGCCAGTTTGCATTGCATATCTCTGCTATTGGCTATAACAACTTCAAACAAAATTATGCACCTGCGGATGCCGGTACGTTGATCAACCTTCCGGCTATCGTACTAAAAACCAGTTCAACAGTACTTAAAACGGTTACGGTAACCGGCGTTAATCCTGTTAAATTGAAGGAGGATACCATTGAGTTTAACGCTAACGCCTATAAAGTGCAGGAGGGGGCGCCGGTAGAAGATGTGATTAAGAAACTGCCGGGTGTAGATGTAGATAAAGACGGCAATGTAACCGCCCAGGGCAAAAGCGTAACCAAAGTGCGTGTAAACGGTAAAGATTTCTTTAATGGCGACGTAAAGACCGCCACTCAAAACCTGCCAGCTAACATTGTACAAAACATACAAATTATTGATGACTACGGCGATCAGGCTAATCTGACAGGCCTGAAGACCGGCGAGCCAGAAAAGGTGCTAAATATTACTATTAAGGCCGATAAAAACTACGGCTACTTTGGCCAGGCCAATGTTGGCGGCGGTGCCGATGCACAAGATGCTGTGGTTAGTAAGGATGCAGATAGCAGGCACCTGGTATCGGGTACCCTGTTTAAGTTCAACGGCGATCAGCAGGTGGCAGGGTTGGTTAATTTCAATAATACAAATACCAGTCTTTTTAGCTTTGGTGGTGGCGGTCCGCGTAGCGGCGGTCCTGGTGGCCGCGGTGGTGGTGGCCCGGGCGGTCCGGGTACATCGGCAAACAGCAATGGTATTACCGATACCCGCTCTGCGGGTTTGAACTATCGTGATCAGTGGGGGAAATATACAACCGTTTATGGTAGCTATAGCTTTTCTGATAATACCGTGAATACCATCAGTTCAACTATTCAGAATAATACTTCGTTAACGTCGCCAAGTATTAACAATACCAATAATAATCAGACTGACGATAAGCTCAATCATCGTTTTAACCTCAACATTGAATACAAACCGAACGATTTGAACTATGTGAAAATATCCCCAACGTTTAGCTACGCCGGTGTTAATACATCGCTAACACAGGGTAGTTTGCTTACGCGGAATAACGCTACTATCAGCAACTATAATTTAACATCTACGCTCAATTCAACATCGCCAAATTATGGCACCAACGTGTTGTATCTCCATAAATTTGGTACTTCCGGTCGTAACTTCAGCGTTAATGTTAGCGCGGGATCAACCTCATTAACGCAAACGCAAAATCCTGTTTATGATTATATAGCGGGTACACGCAGTGCTCCTGCCAACCAACTGATCAGCACCAACGTCAGGTTGGATAGTATCGGTACCCAGTTTTCTTATATGGAGCCACTGAGCAAACGCTCATTCATGGAGCTGAACTATGCCTATCACTATGGCCGTACCACATCTGATAAAGAAACCGATACGCTTGCTACAGGCAACGTGCGTAACCGCTATGATTTGCTGAGCAATGATTATGCCTTCAATTTCATTACCAACCGTGTTGGCCTTAACTATCGTTTCATCGAACAGAAATACAATTATACCCTGGGCATTGGCCTGCAGCCAACTATGCTGGATGGCTACTCGGCTAAAGCCGGTGTTGATACGCGTGTAACTACGCTAAACTTTGCGCCTACGGCTCGTTTTGTTTATAACATGTCGCGCAGCCAGTCGTTCAACTTTAACTATAGCGGGGCCAGCAATCAGCCTACGTATAGCGAGCTGCAACCTGTTACCGATTTTTCTAACAGCCTGTACCCGGTTCAGGGTAACGCCAGTTTGAAGCCAGAGTTTAACAACAATGTATCCATCAGGTATAATCAGTTTGATTTTCAGTCGGGTAACGTGTTCTTTGCCAACCTGGGCTTCACCCAAACCAGCAATAAAATTGTTGCCAATAGCATCACTTACCCAACCACGTATACGCCAGATAAAAACCTGGCGGGTACCATATTAACCAGATATCAGAACGCGGACGGTTTCTATACCGCATCTGGCAACTATGTATATGCCAAGCCCTGGCAGGAGCGACGTTATACGCTGATGTTTAACGGTAACATTAGCTATAGCAATAACATTTCTTATATCAGCAACGTAGCGCCGACTACTTATGAAATGACTACCGAGAAAAACTTGGCCAAGAGCCTTAACCTTACTCAGGGCATCCGCTTCCGTACAGATATAACGAATGTGATTGATGCCGAGATAAATGGCAGCTATGGTATTACACGTACCAACAACTCGTTAACACAGAACAACCTGAACAACAATTTCAGAACGTTGACGCTGGGCGCTAATGGTAAAAACTACTTCGGCACCTGGACGCTGAGCTATGATTATTCAAAAGCGCTTTATTATGGATATGCCGGTGCTACCAATCCTAATATCCTGAATGCTTACGTTGAAAAGAAGTTTTTGAAACAAAATGTAGGCGCACTAAGGTTATCAGCCTTTGATTTATTTAACCAAAACACCGGTTTTTCTACCACGCAAAGTGGTAGCTATATTACGCAAACACAGAGCAATCGTTTAGGCAGGTACTTCCTGCTCAGCTTCACATTACGCTTGCAAAAGTTTGCGGGACAGCGTCCTAGCCCCCCTGATGGTGGTCCTGGTGGTTTCCGCGGCCCTGGTCGCGGTGGTCCTGATTTTGGCGGCGGTCCTGGCGGTCCTGGAGAGTGA